A genome region from Paradevosia shaoguanensis includes the following:
- a CDS encoding ABC transporter ATP-binding protein — protein MTLLSVTNLKTSFFTSRGEVQAVRGVSFDVRPGEILGIVGESGSGKSITCMSVLRLLKSSGRVVGGEALFEGRDLLKLDDDELRQLRGNEIAMIFQDPMTSLNPTLTVGEQVMETILRHRKVTRAEARQRVIELFELVRIPNAAQRLRAYPHQFSGGMRQRVMIAMALSCDPKLLIADEPTTALDVTIQRQILALLKELQSRLGMAVILITHDLGVIAEVTDRVLVMYGGMAMEQGPVREVFARPSHPYTRGLLSSIPDLRDGEHHRLTPIPGSPPDMLRPPPGCPFAPRCPHTMAQCVAAVPPLFEIGSAHEARCWLHHQDAPKVLGEMEAAQ, from the coding sequence ATGACCCTTCTCAGCGTCACGAACCTCAAGACCAGCTTCTTCACGTCGCGCGGCGAGGTGCAGGCCGTGCGCGGCGTGTCGTTCGACGTACGGCCGGGCGAAATCCTGGGCATCGTGGGCGAGAGCGGCTCGGGCAAGTCGATCACCTGCATGAGCGTGCTGCGCCTGCTCAAGAGTTCTGGACGCGTCGTGGGTGGGGAGGCGCTGTTCGAAGGTCGCGACCTGCTCAAGCTCGATGACGACGAGCTGCGGCAGTTGCGCGGCAACGAGATCGCAATGATCTTCCAGGACCCGATGACCTCGCTCAACCCGACGCTGACGGTGGGTGAGCAGGTGATGGAGACGATCCTCCGCCACCGCAAGGTAACGCGCGCCGAGGCGCGGCAGCGCGTCATCGAACTGTTCGAACTGGTGCGCATTCCTAATGCCGCGCAGCGCCTGAGGGCCTATCCGCACCAGTTTTCGGGCGGCATGCGGCAGCGTGTGATGATCGCGATGGCGCTATCGTGTGATCCCAAGCTCCTCATTGCCGATGAGCCGACGACGGCGCTTGATGTCACCATCCAGCGACAAATCCTGGCGCTGCTCAAGGAATTGCAGTCGCGCCTGGGCATGGCGGTGATCCTCATCACGCACGATCTTGGCGTCATTGCCGAGGTTACCGACCGCGTGCTGGTGATGTATGGCGGCATGGCTATGGAGCAAGGGCCGGTGCGCGAGGTGTTCGCGCGACCATCGCACCCTTATACGCGCGGGCTACTCTCCTCGATCCCCGACCTGAGGGACGGCGAACATCATCGTCTGACGCCTATACCGGGCTCGCCGCCGGACATGCTGCGGCCGCCGCCGGGCTGTCCGTTTGCGCCGCGTTGTCCGCATACGATGGCGCAGTGCGTCGCTGCCGTACCGCCGCTCTTTGAAATCGGAAGCGCACACGAGGCGCGCTGCTGGCTGCACCATCAGGATGCGCCCAAGGTGCTGGGCGAGATGGAGGCGGCGCAGTGA
- a CDS encoding ABC transporter permease produces the protein MSDIAPEMWAPVKRDAAQAEFIAAPSLTYWQDVRQRLWKNRPAMLGLGFIIVLIVAAIVGPMLSSHTYYEQNLKFANIPPVFQTYEVDGKRFFFNSGNFNLYEVSPEGKVEGLLRATKKDLIKKQQQFKFGDQLVVMDTAQQTLTLDGTPLQPTGWQWNQSNWFGTDQLGRDVLVRQLYGARISLTVAFVATLVNFFIGVFYGGISGYLGGRADMVMMRIVEIIATIPLTLYVILMMVVLNSGFFSVILAIGTVYWVDMARIVRGQILTLKEQDYVAAARTMGASTGRILTRHLLPNTIGPILVTLTMLIPSAIFIESFMSFIGLGVTPPQASWGTLTSEAVETLRAYPYQLFFPAAAISLTMFAFNFLGDGLRDALDPRLRK, from the coding sequence ATGAGCGATATCGCGCCGGAGATGTGGGCACCGGTCAAGCGCGACGCCGCGCAGGCCGAATTCATTGCCGCTCCCAGCCTCACCTATTGGCAGGACGTGCGCCAGCGGCTCTGGAAGAACCGGCCGGCCATGCTGGGCCTGGGTTTCATCATCGTGCTGATCGTGGCGGCGATCGTGGGGCCGATGCTGTCCTCGCACACCTATTACGAGCAGAACCTCAAGTTCGCCAACATCCCACCGGTGTTCCAGACCTATGAGGTCGACGGGAAGCGGTTCTTCTTCAACTCGGGCAATTTCAACCTTTATGAGGTCTCGCCGGAGGGCAAGGTCGAGGGGCTGCTGCGAGCGACCAAGAAGGACCTCATCAAGAAGCAGCAGCAGTTCAAGTTCGGCGACCAACTGGTGGTGATGGATACGGCTCAGCAGACACTGACGCTGGACGGCACGCCGCTGCAGCCGACCGGATGGCAATGGAACCAGAGCAACTGGTTCGGCACCGACCAGCTCGGGCGCGACGTGCTGGTGCGCCAGCTTTATGGCGCACGCATTTCGCTGACGGTGGCGTTCGTCGCGACGCTGGTGAACTTCTTTATCGGCGTGTTCTACGGCGGTATTTCGGGCTATCTCGGCGGGCGCGCCGACATGGTGATGATGCGCATCGTCGAGATCATCGCGACGATTCCGCTCACGCTCTACGTGATCCTGATGATGGTGGTGCTCAATTCTGGGTTCTTCTCCGTGATCCTCGCGATCGGCACCGTCTATTGGGTAGATATGGCTCGCATTGTCCGGGGACAGATCCTGACGCTCAAGGAACAGGATTACGTCGCAGCTGCCCGGACGATGGGCGCTTCGACGGGGCGCATTCTCACGCGGCATCTTCTGCCCAATACGATCGGACCGATCCTTGTAACCCTGACCATGCTCATCCCGAGCGCCATCTTCATCGAGAGCTTCATGAGCTTTATCGGGCTGGGCGTGACGCCGCCGCAGGCTAGCTGGGGTACGTTGACCAGCGAAGCAGTGGAGACGCTGCGCGCCTATCCCTACCAACTTTTCTTCCCGGCGGCGGCGATCAGCCTCACCATGTTTGCATTCAACTTCCTGGGCGACGGGTTGCGCGATGCGCTCGATCCGAGGTTGCGCAAATGA
- a CDS encoding ABC transporter permease: MAGYVVQRLGLMLVTLLAIVTLTFFLMHAVPGGPFTSEKMLQPEIQAALNAKYHLDDPLWLQYFNYIKGVVTLDLGPSFKYAGMSVNQIIMEGLPVTAKVGFFALICVVALGVPLGVVAALNRNRWPDTLVMVIATIGVAVPSYVIATIALCVFALRLGWVPTFGLDDWRGYFLPVFALSGFWISFIARLARSSLLETLDQDYMTTAKAKGLKPGQVLFKHGLRNSLIPVVTVLGPVVANLLTGSFVIEQIFALPGIGRHFVLSITNRDYTAIMGITIFYAAVLMVMIFIVDMLYLVLDPRIKYGARGK, encoded by the coding sequence ATGGCCGGCTATGTAGTGCAGCGCCTTGGCCTGATGCTGGTGACGCTGCTGGCGATCGTCACCCTTACTTTCTTCCTCATGCATGCCGTGCCAGGCGGACCGTTCACGTCCGAGAAGATGCTGCAGCCTGAAATCCAGGCGGCGCTCAACGCCAAGTATCACCTCGACGACCCGCTCTGGCTGCAATACTTCAACTACATCAAGGGCGTGGTGACGCTCGATCTCGGCCCCTCCTTCAAATACGCGGGCATGAGCGTCAACCAGATCATCATGGAAGGCCTGCCGGTCACGGCCAAGGTCGGCTTCTTCGCGCTGATCTGCGTGGTGGCGCTCGGCGTGCCGCTCGGCGTAGTGGCTGCGCTCAATCGCAATCGCTGGCCCGACACGCTGGTGATGGTGATCGCCACGATCGGGGTGGCTGTGCCGTCCTATGTCATCGCGACCATCGCGCTATGTGTCTTCGCGCTGCGGCTGGGCTGGGTGCCGACATTCGGGCTCGATGATTGGCGCGGTTACTTCCTACCGGTCTTCGCCCTCTCGGGTTTCTGGATTTCCTTCATCGCCCGCCTGGCGCGTTCGAGCCTTCTTGAAACCCTGGATCAGGACTACATGACCACGGCAAAGGCCAAGGGGCTCAAGCCGGGCCAGGTGCTGTTCAAGCACGGTCTACGCAATTCGCTGATCCCGGTAGTGACGGTGCTGGGGCCCGTGGTGGCTAACCTGCTGACCGGCTCGTTCGTGATCGAACAGATCTTTGCCCTGCCCGGCATCGGGCGGCACTTCGTACTGTCGATCACCAACCGCGACTATACGGCCATCATGGGCATCACGATCTTCTATGCGGCGGTGCTCATGGTGATGATCTTCATCGTGGACATGCTCTATCTCGTGCTCGATCCGCGCATCAAATACGGAGCGCGCGGCAAATGA
- a CDS encoding GAF domain-containing protein, giving the protein MKLFTMTADNPDTGYVRRVYSSDELAYPILGTKPIVFDASYEAMTRDRKTYVAASLKEMEGEFPDLELIKSLGCGSAINMPVVAGGKMLGSVNLLHEEHYYGPERVAQMEELVVPAMACFLILRNSFTI; this is encoded by the coding sequence GTGAAGCTCTTCACGATGACGGCCGACAACCCCGACACGGGCTATGTACGGCGAGTCTATTCGAGCGACGAGTTGGCCTATCCGATCCTCGGCACCAAGCCGATCGTGTTCGACGCGAGCTACGAGGCCATGACCAGGGACCGCAAGACCTACGTCGCTGCCTCGCTCAAGGAGATGGAGGGCGAGTTCCCCGATCTCGAACTCATCAAATCGCTGGGTTGCGGCTCGGCGATCAACATGCCGGTGGTTGCGGGCGGCAAGATGCTGGGCTCGGTGAACCTGCTCCATGAGGAGCACTATTACGGTCCGGAGCGCGTGGCGCAGATGGAGGAACTGGTCGTGCCGGCCATGGCTTGCTTCCTGATTTTGCGGAATAGTTTCACTATTTGA
- a CDS encoding MFS transporter has translation MPANSLLLLSNQLVFNLGFYMVVPFLAVYLREDMALAGSAIGLVLGLRTFSQQGLFVFGGTLSDRLGPRRLILLGCVVRVAGYAFLGLGGHIATILIGACLTGVGGALFSPALSTLIAKVGETSEKAGKRSRAQYFALLAVWGELGAVLGPVAGALLLGVGFRAMAFIGAGVFVCAFFVLLAFLPRDEAHPVRHEQGSFAPVLGDRLFLAFILAHGAYLFCYNQLYLALPIEIARSGGGERDLAPMFMIASVLVITLQLPITRLARHVGVQVSMPFGFALMAVAFAIVAAFAPLTPATAPWSLAPAVIMVVILSLGQMIVRPLAMDLVPTFAAGRPTGVYYGAQASVGGVFVLVGNVVLGPLLDWALIPSARASVPWIVLALVPAISAFAMLAVTRRLTLHKS, from the coding sequence TTGCCCGCTAATTCCCTGCTGCTCCTGTCGAACCAACTCGTGTTCAACCTGGGCTTCTACATGGTCGTCCCGTTCCTCGCGGTCTATCTGCGCGAGGACATGGCATTGGCCGGCAGCGCCATTGGCCTTGTTCTGGGTCTGCGCACTTTTTCGCAGCAGGGACTCTTCGTTTTCGGCGGGACGCTCTCCGATCGTCTCGGGCCGCGCCGGCTCATCCTGCTCGGCTGTGTCGTGCGCGTTGCCGGCTACGCCTTCCTTGGGCTCGGCGGACACATTGCCACTATCCTCATCGGAGCCTGCCTGACCGGCGTCGGCGGCGCGCTCTTTTCGCCCGCGCTCTCGACGCTTATCGCCAAGGTCGGCGAGACGAGCGAAAAAGCCGGCAAGCGCAGCCGCGCACAGTATTTCGCGCTGCTTGCGGTGTGGGGCGAGCTTGGCGCAGTACTCGGTCCCGTGGCCGGCGCCCTGCTGCTGGGCGTCGGCTTCCGGGCTATGGCCTTCATCGGGGCAGGAGTCTTTGTCTGCGCCTTCTTCGTACTCCTCGCCTTCCTGCCGCGAGACGAGGCCCACCCGGTGCGCCACGAACAGGGCTCCTTCGCGCCCGTCCTCGGCGATCGGCTGTTCCTGGCCTTCATCCTCGCCCATGGCGCCTATCTCTTCTGCTACAACCAGCTCTATCTCGCCCTCCCCATCGAGATCGCTCGGTCCGGCGGTGGAGAGCGCGATCTGGCGCCCATGTTCATGATCGCCTCCGTGTTGGTCATCACCCTCCAATTGCCGATCACACGCCTGGCCCGGCATGTCGGCGTTCAGGTCAGCATGCCTTTCGGTTTCGCACTGATGGCTGTCGCTTTTGCCATAGTCGCCGCCTTCGCGCCGCTCACGCCCGCGACGGCGCCATGGTCGCTGGCGCCTGCCGTAATCATGGTCGTGATCCTCTCTCTCGGTCAGATGATCGTGCGGCCGTTGGCCATGGACCTCGTGCCGACCTTCGCCGCCGGCCGACCCACCGGCGTCTACTACGGCGCGCAGGCCTCGGTCGGCGGTGTCTTCGTGCTCGTTGGCAATGTCGTTCTCGGCCCACTGCTCGATTGGGCACTGATCCCGTCGGCTCGAGCTTCCGTCCCGTGGATCGTGCTTGCGCTCGTACCTGCAATCAGCGCTTTCGCCATGCTGGCGGTTACGCGCCGCTTGACTTTGCACAAAAGCTGA
- a CDS encoding ABC transporter substrate-binding protein: protein MLQRRSAIGLALALVFSALAPATFAAEVTHAMGVTSVPDHPLRVVALTNEATEDLLALGIVPIGAARSANSNPWYDHVAAQLADTKVIGEELAPELETIAALEPDLIIGNKRRHEKIYEQLSAIAPTVFAENIQGKWKENFSLYAEAVGEVEEGKAVLAAYEDHARKVREALGDKAKETVTLVRFLAGQTYVYSNDSFSGVMIREAGLNRPAVQDREGMAELITKERIGELDADRIFYFNYEVGDGGANKQAEEWMAEPLWQNLAAVKAGHVYPVSDTIWATAGGIMAANLALDDVARVYELKLQ, encoded by the coding sequence ATGCTCCAACGACGTTCTGCCATCGGCCTCGCCCTTGCGTTGGTCTTCTCCGCCCTCGCCCCGGCCACCTTCGCCGCCGAGGTGACGCACGCCATGGGCGTCACCAGCGTGCCCGACCACCCGCTGCGCGTCGTCGCTCTCACCAACGAGGCCACGGAAGACCTGCTCGCGCTGGGCATCGTCCCCATCGGCGCCGCCCGTTCGGCCAATTCCAATCCCTGGTACGACCACGTCGCTGCCCAACTCGCAGATACCAAGGTCATCGGCGAAGAACTCGCCCCCGAGCTTGAAACCATCGCCGCGCTCGAGCCTGACTTGATCATCGGCAACAAGCGCCGCCACGAGAAGATCTACGAACAGCTCTCCGCCATCGCCCCGACCGTTTTCGCCGAGAATATTCAGGGCAAGTGGAAGGAAAACTTCTCGCTCTATGCCGAAGCCGTAGGCGAGGTCGAGGAAGGCAAGGCCGTGCTTGCCGCCTATGAGGATCACGCCCGCAAGGTCCGCGAAGCCCTGGGCGACAAGGCCAAGGAAACCGTGACCCTCGTGCGCTTCCTCGCCGGCCAGACCTACGTCTACTCCAATGACAGCTTCTCCGGCGTCATGATCCGTGAAGCCGGCCTCAATCGTCCTGCCGTGCAGGATCGCGAAGGCATGGCCGAACTCATCACCAAGGAACGCATCGGCGAACTCGATGCCGATCGCATCTTCTACTTCAACTACGAAGTGGGCGATGGCGGTGCCAACAAGCAGGCCGAGGAATGGATGGCCGAGCCGCTCTGGCAGAATCTCGCCGCAGTGAAGGCTGGTCACGTCTACCCGGTCTCCGACACTATCTGGGCCACGGCTGGCGGCATCATGGCTGCCAATCTGGCGCTCGACGATGTCGCCCGTGTCTACGAGCTCAAGCTCCAGTAG